The Podospora pseudopauciseta strain CBS 411.78 chromosome 2 map unlocalized CBS411.78m_2, whole genome shotgun sequence genome has a window encoding:
- a CDS encoding uncharacterized protein (COG:S; EggNog:ENOG503P0SA), protein MASQQEEGDLPQGFVRLRDVLDQKFVPGHMVNVIGSIIDTQALFKTSKDWKTTWSLMDCSVEDECYGVKLNIFRPRETDIPQIAYQDVVVLHRVKVQRYGGNMSFITNHQTTIRVYESSKIPRPPGSAFVALRPCTKKDERPELTEEIHHYVAAFYHKLDKTNAPSEEVFRQAARQSANVKDKFSLLQDVQAERFYDLIVRVVRAPHFDFDNKATLYVSDYTENPAFHDHIPENLDASQDGDVYGYTSEEPAPVAERWIAPEGKKSLQVTCWEPHSRALQEDVKLGSWIGLKNVQIRLGHDYKYLEGFVREDRTYPNRINVYPFNLDDRENMDDRLTAALRRQQAADKEKKKVIKDIKSAQVAGQKRKASEVQAIEDQPALNAKQRRAENRAKKKEEKARQSVVSAAPVAPSTKSDPPKQNPTQDVTLAGNRQIICEKSNVGLTTIESMLEPSFMKIKIDADTVEVQVPFVNKKYLTFVRVVDFSPSCIEDFAVSRKITQYHDLSDSENSDGSSLDEDESSGGDNDPTVKRAWEWRFSLLLEDALPADGSSPARVWVAVNNGAGQCLTNLDADDLRKNRKCRYQLQDIMHILWGNLEEVKAADGEKQQASKQEVNSRPGSRGSNGNRTQMPDLDSDEEKEEASGRGKESSSRSNEIRLVSKPFTCPIKQYGVRTGKKDEWMRVFAMDGVRIKDV, encoded by the exons ATGGCTTCCCAgcaggaagagggagatctTCCCCAAGGGTTTGTCCGGTTGAGGGATGTACTGGACCAAAAGTTCGTGCCTGGACATATGGTCAATGTCATAGGCTCCATCATTGACACCCAGGCCCTGTTCAAAACCAGCAAAG ATTGGAAAACCACATGGTCCCTCATGGACTGCTCCGTGGAAGATGAATGCTATGGCGTCAAGCTCAACATCTTCCGACCTCGTGAAACCGACATTCCCCAAATTGCCTACCAGGATGTTGTCGTGCTTCATAGGGTCAAGGTCCAGAGGTATGGCGGGAACATGTCCTTCATCACTAATCATCAGACCACCATCAGGGTATACGAGTCCTCCAAGATCCCCAGGCCTCCAGGATCCGCCTTTGTGGCTTTGAGACCGTGCACCAAAAAGGACGAACGCCCGGAACTGACCGAGGAAATCCACCACTATGTCGCAGCCTTTTACCACAAACTGGACAAGACCAACGCCCCCTCAGAGGAGGTGTTTCGGCAGGCAGCCCGGCAATCTGCCAACGTCAAGGACAAGTTCAGTCTGCTCCAAGATGTGCAGGCAGAGAGGTTCTACGACCTGATCGTCCGAGTTGTGCGAGCACCACATTTTGACTTTGACAACAAGGCAACACTCTATGTGTCAGACTACACCGAGAACCCGGCCTTCCATGACCACATTCCCGAGAACCTCGATGCATCTCAAGACGGCGATGTATATGGTTATACCTCGGAGGAGCCCGCGCCAGTAGCGGAGAGATGGATCGCCCCGGAGGGGAAAAAGTCTCTTCAGGTCACCTGCTGGGAGCCTCATTCCCGCGCCCTGCAGGAGGATGTCAAACTTGGCTCCTGGATCGGACTCAAGAATGTGCAGATAAGACTTGGTCATGATTACAAGTATTTGGAGGGTTTTGTGCGGGAAGATCGGACATATCCAAACAGAATCAACGTCTACCCTTTCAACCTGGACGATCGCGAGAACATGGACGATCGCCTCACAGCAGCCTTGCGCCGCCAGCAGGCTgcggacaaggagaagaagaaggtgatCAAGGACATCAAGTCTGCTCAGGTTGCAGGTCAGAAGCGGAAAGCTTCAGAGGTGCAGGCCATCGAGGACCAGCCGGCTCTGAACGCGAAGCAGCGTCGGGCGGAGAAcagagcgaagaagaaggaggaaaaagcTCGCCAAAGCGTAGTCTCTGCCGCGCCTGTTGCCCCGAGCACGAAGAGTGACCCGCCAAAGCAAAATCCGACCCAGGATGTCACTCTTGCCGGAAATCGGCAGATAATCTGTGAGAAAAGCAATGTCGGCCTGACAACCATCGAGAGCATGCTCGAGCCGAGCTTTATGAAAATCAAGATCGATGCAGACACTGTCGAGGTTCAAGTCCCATTCGTGAACAAGAAATACCTGACCTTTGTCCGCGTTGTCGACTTCTCGCCTTCCTGCATAGAAGACTTTGCCGTCAGCCGCAAGATCACCCAGTACCATGATCTCTCAGACAGCGAAAACAGTGACGGATCGTCCCTCGACGAGGACGAATCTTCCGGTGGCGATAACGACCCCACCGTGAAGCGTGCTTGGGAATGGCGGTTCTCACTGTTGCTTGAAGATGCACTGCCGGCGGATGGATCATCGCCTGCGCGGGTGTGGGTGGCGGTCAACAATGGTGCAGGTCAGTGTCTCACCAATTTGGATGCAGACGACCTCCGGAAGAACAGGAAGTGCCGGTACCAGCTCCAAGACATCATGCACATATTGTGGGGTAACttggaggaggtcaaggctgCTGATGGTGAGAAACAGCAGGCTTCCAAACAGGAGGTCAATTCCAGGCCAGGCTCTAGGGGTAGCAATGGGAACCGTACGCAGATGCCCGATCTGGATAGTgacgaagagaaggaggaggctagTGGTCGTGGAAAAGAGAGCAGCTCGAGGTCGAATGAGATAAGGCTGGTCAGCAAGCCCTTCACGTGCCCTATCAAGCAGTACGGCGTCAGGActgggaagaaggatgagTGGATGCGTGTGTTTGCCATGGATGGGGTGCGGATCAAGGATGTGTAA
- the IRR1 gene encoding cohesin complex subunit (COG:D; EggNog:ENOG503NXJ6; BUSCO:EOG09260R84), protein MLSGRQPLMETSDNNATTGSPAPTSSARRSGRVSKAPNKFIPDAPGASKRKRNSDNDDEDDDDNRDNDDAENEAPDDEEDNNNASDDDDDGSETAAEEPRRAKKKKKTPSSSSAKPRKPATKKPKTNGDAPGHDQIVGHLPSRPKKAVRLAITRPTDVGLYADIFASGDSSDKVATEWYHKYQADDAAAVTELVNCILLSAGCDQQVTPDDIRDPENCSNRLADLQNVYTEEGITDYPLVAKSKTTRSFRDLLVGFFKSLLTVLHETDMLYKDTALMENIARWVASMSSSTLRPFRHTATTVALAMEAGLVEIAKKLDDRVSKMTQQLDAEKKRKGKNRERLAVIEKNLKEAEENQSICQAQILDFFDTVFLQRYRDVDARIRCECVEALGGWIWNLPTQFETPEYLRYLGWMLTDAMPQTRLESLKQVTRLFKRDAEKLGHFIDRFRPRLVEMATKDADVGVRVAAIHAIHILKETGMLEPDEIDSIGRLIFDSELRVRRAVIDFFAGCVDDLIEGKVEEMGGSDVIDEVLGEEDDDDYSSPRRDWISVKCLAELLAAYDAQLEEEGSTAPPRGLDIAVGMVQAVAPETRISLASQVLYEKIDQVKNWEILSGYLLHDHTTSTKSKSRSKASRSNSNEAAFKAAVAPEGNEEAIILEILASAVKLGLSPNTEDGHRRKARTDAADTAEESAIHLATNIPRLLNKFGADEKTAVMVLRLEHSLPLDIFQQLRQDSTTFSRLLDEICTQFDRHVDRGVLAEATAALLHARKHDELQEITDSKIADLWEIVINALRHFDKNNELSVRGNMDPATITGLGNILLKMSKLASIANPTEFLEGGDQPAIELLIKIVHRGKLDVVDEALDDLEDEAVSSAVSSVQFYFLWKVRALIGSVQSRADIPRDDILTLNSLRQDYSRNLIWTLSSRGTNDELRLFSTGGLCDLHICFATLRTAVGQQGSQGAASPKSYSDLDVLLEPIRADLITELIEIFDAAERAYAKCLRRRLNEPAEDEEPVEEELSDDEGGEGEEDMTPVERRGKELRLERALCELAGKYVLCILAKMLDQGGRLRKRMLRNQSKLGGNLKEVVAYLDEGRLRERVERYTNKGRKVAKGVRKGGPTAAAAAANKGGSGSGGGHQGGKKLSEEIVVDGEDDSELSEVELELEEDPIEEEAEEGGEEDLRRRGLAEEEVIDEGGEEGEGERMEEDSVIGD, encoded by the exons ATGTTATCCGGACGACAGCCCCTCATGGAAACATCAGACAACAACGCGACGACGGGCTCTCCCGCTCCCACCTCTTCGGCGCGCCGCTCGGGACGCGTCTCCAAAGCGCCCAACAAGTTCATCCCCGATGCGCCCGGCGCCAGCAAGCGCAAGCGCAACTCGGATaacgatgatgaagatgacgacgacaaccgGGACAATGATGACGCCGAGAACGAGGCCCccgacgatgaagaggacaacaacaatgcgagcgacgacgatgatgatggctcCGAGACAGCCGCCGAAGAACCACGCCGcgcaaagaagaaaaagaagacgccttcttcgtcgtcggcgaAACCGAGAAAGCCAGCGACCAAGAAGCCAAAGACCAATGGTGACGCGCCCGGTCATGACCAAATAGTAGGCCATCTGCCTAGCAGGCCAAAGAAGGCGGTTCGGCTCGCCATCACACGTCCGACTGATGTTGGGTTATATG CCGACATTTTTGCTTCGGGCGACTCCTCGGACAAGGTTGCGACAGAGTGGTACCACAAATACCAAGCCGACGATGCGGCTGCCGTGACGGAGCTGGTAAACTGCATCTTGCTGTCGGCCGGGTGTGACCAGCAGGTCACGCCCGACGACATCCGAGATCCCGAAAACTGCTCCAACAGACTGGCGGATCTGCAGAATGTCTACACCGAGGAGGGCATCACGGACTACCCCTTGGTTGCAAAGTCCAAAACGACCCGGTCTTTCCGCGATCTCTTGGTCGGCTTCTTCAAATCACTGCTGACGGTCCTGCACGAGACCGACATGCTCTACAAAGACACTGCCTTGATGGAAAATATTGCTAGATGGGTGGCTTCCATGTCTTCGTCCACGCTTCGGCCCTTCAGACACACGGCCACCACCGTTGCCCTTGCTATGGAGGCTGGCTTGGTCGAGATTGCCAAGAAGCTGGATGACCGCGTCAGCAAGATGACGCAGCAGCTTgatgccgagaagaagcGCAAGGGCAAGAACAGGGAGCGTCTTGCTGTGATTGAGAAGAACCTGAAGGAGGCTGAAGAGAACCAGTCCATCTGCCAGGCGCAGATCCTGGATTTCTTCGACACTGTGTTTCTCCAGCGGTATCGCGATGTTGACGCCAGGATTCGCTGCGAGTGTGTCGAGGCTCTTGGTGGCTGGATCTGGAACCTGCCCACACAGTTTGAGACGCCAGAGTATTTGCGGTACCTGGGTTGGATGTTGACCGACGCGATGCCGCAAACACGACTGGAGTCTCTCAAGCAAGTCACCCGGCTGTTTAAACGGGATGCTGAGAAGCTCGGTCACTTCATTGACCGGTTCAGACCACGGCTGGTCGAGATGGCCACCAAGGACGCCGATGTAGGCGTCCGGGTGGCTGCTATTCACGCCATCCACATTCTCAAAGAAACTGGCATGTTGGAGCCAGACGAGATTGACTCGATTGGCCGGTTGATTTTCGACTCGGAGCTGCGTGTCCGGAGAGCAGTCATCGACTTCTTTGCCGGTTGCGTTGACGATTTGATTGAAGGCAAAGTGGAAGAGATGGGCGGCAGCGATGTTATTGATGAGGTTctgggcgaggaagacgatgacgactACTCCTCTCCTCGTCGGGACTGGATCAGCGTCAAATGTCTCGCTGAACTTCTTGCCGCATATGACGCccagctggaggaggagggcagcaCCGCTCCGCCCCGCGGTCTTGACATTGCCGTCGGGATGGTCCAGGCTGTCGCGCCGGAGACGAGGATATCTCTCGCCTCGCAGGTCTTGTACGAGAAGATTGACCAGGTGAAGAACTGGGAGATCCTGTCCGGCTATCTCCTTCACgaccacaccaccagcacaaaATCAAAGTCCAGGTCTAAGGCGTCCAGGAGCAACTCTAATGAGGCCGCCTTCAAGGCAGCCGTGGCGCCCGAGGGCAACGAGGAGGCCATCATTCTCGAGATTCTTGCTTCGGCCGTCAAGCTTGGTCTGTCGCCCAACACGGAGGACGGACATAGGAGGAAAGCCCGGACGGATGCGGCCGATACGGCGGAGGAATCGGCGATACACCTGGCGACCAACATTCCCCGCCTGCTGAACAAGTTTGGTGCAGACGAGAAGACAGCTGTGATGGTGCTACGGCTGGAGCACTCGCTTCCGCTGGACATTTTCCAGCAGCTGCGTCAAGACTCCACCACGTTCAGTCGTTTGTTGGACGAGATTTGCACCCAGTTTGACCGCCACGTCGACCGCGGCGTCTTGGCCGAGGCGACGGCTGCGCTGCTGCATGCTCGCAAGCATGACGAGCTGCAGGAGATCACCGACAGCAAGATTGCTGACCTGTGGGAGATTGTTATCAACGCTCTCCGGCACTTTGATAAGAACAATGAGCTTTCCGTGCGGGGCAACATGGATCCGGCGACGATCACGGGGTTGGGCAATATCCTGCTCAAGATGTCGAAACTGGCGTCGATAGCGAACCCGACCGAGTTTCTTGAGGGGGGGGACCAGCCCGCCATCGAGCTCCTGATCAAGATCGTCCACCGCGGCAAGCTGGACGTTGTTGACGAGGCGCTGGATGATTTGGAGGACGAGGCTGTGTCGTCTGCCGTGTCGTCTGTTCAGTTCTACTTTTTGTGGAAAGTGAGGGCGCTGATTGGGAGTGTGCAGTCACGGGCTGATATCCCGAGGGATGACATTCTGACGCTTAATTCGCTCAGGCAGGACTATTCACGGAATCTGATCTGGACGTTGTCGTCGAGGGGAACGAACGATGAGCTGAGGTTGTTTTCCACTGGGGGGTTGTGCGACCTGCATATCTGCTTTGCGACGCTGAGAACGGCGGTTGGGCAGCAGGGCAGTCAGGGGGCGGCGTCTCCGAAATCGTACAGTGACCTTGATGTCTTGCTTGAGCCGATCAGGGCTGACTTGATCACGGAGCTGATTGAAATTTTTGATGCGGCGGAGAGGGCCTATGCGAAGTGTTTGAGGCGGAGGTTGAACGAGCcggcggaggatgaggagccggtggaggaggagctgtcGGATgacgaggggggggagggggaggaggatatgaCGCctgtggagaggagggggaaggagttgaggttggagagggcgCTTTGCGAGCTGGCGGGGAAGTATGTCCTTTGTATTCTGGCCAAGATGCTTGATCAGGGGGGacggttgaggaagaggatgttgAGGAATCAGAGTAAGCTTGGGGGGAAtttgaaggaggtggtggcgtaTTTGGATGAGGGCcggttgagggagagggtggagaggtatACGAAtaaggggaggaaggttgCGAAGGGGGTCAGGAAGGGGGGGccgactgctgctgctgctgctgctaatAAGGGTGGGAGCGGGAGTGGTGGGGGGCATCAAGGGGGGAAGAAGTTGAGTGAGGAGAttgtggttgatggggaggatgacagCGAGTTGTCCGAGGTGGAGTTGGAACTGGAGGAGGATCcgattgaggaggaggcggaggaagggggggaggaggatttgaggaggcgagggttggcggaggaggaggttattgatgaggggggggaggaaggggaaggggagaggatggaggaggatagtGTGATAGGGGATTGA
- a CDS encoding uncharacterized protein (COG:F; EggNog:ENOG503NWXB) — translation MNSPFPKSTSVPGQGHLVAKLLPEGISGLETFTYQYPLKLISPSRPSEDESVLVFLLSYGGGLVAGDKVNLKVDVRAKAKLTIVTQGHTKVFTSTSPDIVTRQDMHVHIASEGALCLLPDPVQPFAGSVYEQTQIFRLEEDASICLLDWVTRGRTARGENWSFVRWVGRNEIWTIPAAQEDGKTDSRERLLVRDAVILDSNRSHPELAKLRDSMHGVGIVGTLLLRGPLMKSLGDFFLAEFAALPRLGARDFRSDAAKQAAALAQATPREKWRAERLVMENNSKLLWSAANVRGCVVVKFGAPEVEDGRLWIGSMLQEEGSISHHFGDHALMCVR, via the coding sequence ATGAACTCACCATTTCCCAAATCTACGTCCGTTCCGGGGCAGGGCCACCTCGTCGCAAAGCTCCTACCCGAGGGCATCTCCGGCCTTGAGACCTTCACCTACCAGTACCCTCTCAAACTCATCTCACCTTCACGACCGTCCGAAGATGAGAGCGTGCTGGTCTTCCTACTCTCCTATGGCGGCGGACTGGTGGCTGGCGACAAGGTCAATCTTAAGGTCGACGTGCGAGCCAAGGCCAAGCTGACCATCGTCACACAAGGCCACACCAAGGTCTTCAcgtccacctcccccgacaTCGTCACGCGACAGGACATGCATGTCCACATTGCGTCCGAAGGCGCACTCTGCCTCTTGCCCGATCCGGTGCAGCCATTCGCGGGGAGTGTGTATGAGCAAACACAGATATTTCGGCTTGAGGAGGACGCCTCGATATGTCTTCTCGACTGGGTCACGCGGGGTCGCACTGCGCGAGGAGAGAACTGGAGTTTTGTGCGATGGGTTGGGCGCAATGAGATATGGACTATCCCTGCTGCTCAGGAAGACGGAAAGACGGATTCGAGAGAAAGGTTGCTTGTCAGAGATGCCGTGATCCTGGACAGCAACAGGTCTCACCCGGAACTGGCCAAGCTGCGAGACTCGATGCACGGCGTGGGTATCGTGGGGACACTGCTGCTCAGGGGGCCACTGATGAAGTCGTTGGGAGACTTCTTCCTGGCCGAGTTCGCTGCTCTCCCGAGACTTGGGGCTCGTGATTTCCGAAGCGATGCTGCTAAGCAGGCAGCAGCGTTAGCTCAGGCAACTCCGCGAGAAAAATGGAGGGCCGAGAGACTCGTGATGGAAAATAACAGCAAGCTGTTGTGGTCGGCCGCCAACGTACGGGGTTGTGTGGTGGTCAAGTTCGGAGCCCCTGAGGTGGAAGACGGACGGCTGTGGATTGGATCCATGCTGCAGGAAGAGGGAAGCATCTCGCACCACTTTGGAGACCATGCCCTTATGTGTGTACGATGA
- a CDS encoding uncharacterized protein (COG:K; EggNog:ENOG503P3EY) has protein sequence MPPKTAPRGRGRGRGGTARGGSASAPVAGDGSAEPAIAVVKSETDTPASASTSTSAPPPGRSATATPAGTRVPPKFKPKNVRRSSADRERLARELGQISKAKDEAEEKRKARLAKANVRGRGRGGGFRGGARGTVALGPLAGGGAFGGGGSSGGGRFGRADYIKNEAGGLFGSDGRVNADLLHDYVQDYDDDNKDRPLMPMGIRRVQPKSQEDSTEDNADEEEDSDEEGLFVNDKERAAKDRLAAKQAAKVKTEGGGQDVDMDSIPPRYGEADTAGYEDMLLVDTSQKLQISSGKAEELRRQRRLFSEPLDDRAFIFQFPVRPPLYVVKDDGSLAKTEGDDEVVTLDGQQQGNAPVDLTTGVKEEEVAEEESKEEEEKPVVPQAGYLGKLIVRKSGKVEIDWGGYPMDSGTGVAPRHLSTAVLLEMEDAKPGEPPRGFAYSMGRVEAVFSSVLRTSDMEPWVVDGQVPGAAGSA, from the exons ATGCCCCCCAAAACCGCCCCCAGAGGGCGTGGTCGAGGTAGAGGAGGTACCGCCCGCGGCGGCTCTGCCTCTGCCCCGGTCGCCGGCGATGGTTCCGCTGAGCCGGCTATTGCTGTGGTCAAATCCGAGACAGACACACCAGCATCAGCTTCGACGTCCACATCAGCCCCCCCCCCGGGCCGGTCAGCAACTGCGACACCCGCTGGTACCAGAGTACCTCCAAAGTTCAAACCAAAGAATGTCCGTCGTAGCTCAGCAGATCGTGAGAGACTTGCCCGCGAACTCGGCCAAATCAGCAAGGCTAaggacgaggccgaggagaagcgAAAGGCTCGTTTAGCCAAGGCCAACGTACGAGGccgtggccgtggtggcggTTTCCGTGGTGGCGCTCGAGGCACAGTTGCACTCGGTCCtcttgctggtggaggagcat tcggcggcggcggctccTCAGGCGGTGGTCGCTTTGGTAGGGCTGATTACATCAAGAACGAGGCCGGCGGTCTCTTCGGCAGTGACGGCAGAGTCAACGCGGATCTATTGCACGACTATGTCCAAGATTACGATGACGACAACAAAGACCGGCCCCTTATGCCTATGGGTATCCGACGTGTGCAGCCAAAGTCTCAGGAGGACAGCACCGAGGACAATGcagacgaagaggaggattcCGATGAGGAGGGCCTCTTTGTGAATGACAAGGAGCGGGCTGCGAAGGATAGGCTTGCTGCCAAACAAGCCGCCAAGGTAAAAACTGAGGGCGGTGGCCAGGATGTTGATATGGACAGCATTCCCCCTCGCTATGGGGAAGCCGACACAGCCGGCTACGAAGATATGTTACTGGTGGATACGAGCCAGAAGCTCCAAATCAGCAGCGGAAAAGCTGAGGAACTGCGGAGACAGCGCCGCCTCTTTTCGGAACCGTTGGACGACCGCGCGTTTATCTTTCAGTTCCCCGTCAGACCACCGCTTTACGTCGTCAAAGATGACGGCTCGCTCGCCAAGACTGagggcgacgacgaggtggTCACGCTGGACGGTCAGCAACAGGGCAATGCTCCCGTCGATCTGACTACCGGGGttaaggaggaggaggtagcagaggaggagagcaaggaggaagaggaaaagcCAGTGGTGCCGCAGGCGGGATATCTGGGCAAGCTCATCGTGCGAAAGTCAGGAAAGGTTGAGATTGACTGGGGGGGCTATCCCATGGACTCGGGCACTGGTGTTGCGCCCAGACATTTGTCGACGGCTGTTTTgcttgagatggaggatgccAAACCGGGCGAGCCGCCCAGAGGGTTTGCCTACTCGATGGGCCGTGTCGAAGCGGTCTTTTCTTCTGTTCTTAGGACCAGTGATATGGAGccgtgggtggtggatgggcaGGTtcctggtgctgctgggagCGCTTGA
- a CDS encoding uncharacterized protein (EggNog:ENOG503NX1V; COG:C), translating into MVLPSSDGPKEVPIPDTTTETKTQDEGIHVVIIGAGLAGLAAALSTKLANPLHQVTILEAAKELQEVGAGLQVTPNGTRLLSHWGLTPILAPLAAVPTSLSVHRYDGTKLLAHEPNLQERMLERYGFPFWDLHRVDLQREMVKKCSELGITIRLNSRVTSVDFETNTVHLGLVQNPARNTLSGDVILLTDGLWSSIRPLFLGQPSPAILTGDLAYRITLHASHLTGPDADTLRKLITNPTVHFWIGPHSHCVGYSVSSSQTYNLVFLCPDDMPSHVARSDASLQEFRSKFSGWDPLLQKLISQIQSVQKWKLMWLDPLPNWTNPQGTFFLAGDCCHPMLPYLAQGANSSLEDGAVFGHLLSKVRKSTSSSQLPKMGRLYEHLRMERGRRIQLETFNQRNDSHLPDGPAQQARDELMTSQLNDDDVRPGFPSRWTDPEIQAFLYGYDAYEEAERAYQESPY; encoded by the exons ATGGTCCTCCCATCAAGTGACGGGCCAAAAGAGGTGCCTATACCAGACACAACTACTGAAACAAAAACTCAAGATGAAGGCATCcacgtcgtcatcatcggcgCCGGCCTAGCAGGTCTAGCAGcagccctctccaccaagctcgccaaccctctccaccaagtAACCATCCTCGAAGCCGCCAAAGAGCTCCAAGAAGTCGGC GCCGGCCTCCAAGTAACCCCAAACGGcacccgcctcctctcccactgGGGcctcacccccatcctcgcccCCCTCGCCGCAGtgcccacctccctctccgtcCACCGCTACGACGGGACAAAGCTCCTCGCCCACGAACCAAACCTACAAGAGCGGATGCTGGAACGGTATGGGTTCCCTTTTTGGGATTTACATCGGGTTGATCtgcagagggagatggtgaagaagTGCTCAGAGCTCGGTATCACCATCAGGCTTAACTCCAGGGTCACGTCGGTTGATTTCGAGACGAACACAGTCCATCTCGGGTTAGTCCAGAACCCGGCCAGGAACACGCTCTCAGGGGATGTGATCCTCCTGACCGACGGCCTCTGGTCGTCAATTCGACCATTATTTCTAGgccaaccctccccagcaaTCCTGACAGGCGATCTAGCCTACCGCATCACCCTCCACGCCTCCCACCTGACCGGTCCCGACGCCGACACCCTCCGAAAACTCATCACAAACCCCACAGTGCACTTCTGGATCGGCCCCCACAGCCACTGCGTGGGGTACTcggtctcctcctcccagacCTACaacctcgtcttcctctgCCCAGACGACATGCCCTCCCACGTCGCCAGATCCGACGCCTCCCTCCAGGAATTCAGATCCAAGTTCTCCGGCTGggaccccctcctccagaaaCTCATCTCCCAGATCCAGTCCGTCCAAAAGTGGAAGCTGATGTGGCtcgaccccctccccaactgGACCAACCCCCAAGGGACCTTCTTCCTGGCGGGCGACTGCTGCCACCCCATGCTCCCCTACCTAGCCCAAGGcgccaactcctccctcgagGACGGCGCCGTCTTCGGGcacctcctctccaaggTCCGAaaatcaacctcttcctcccagctCCCCAAGATGGGCAGGCTCTACGAACACCTCCGCATGGAACGCGGCCGGCGCATCCAGCTCGAAACCTTCAACCAAAGAAACGACTCGCACCTCCCCGACGGCCCGGCCCAGCAAGCCAGAGACGAGCTCATGACCAGCCAGCTAAACGACGACGATGTCCGCCCAGGGTTCCCATCCAGATGGACAGACCCCGAGATTCAGGCCTTCTTGTATGGGTATGATGCTTACGAAGAGGCGGAAAGGGCCTACCAGGAGAGCCCTTATTGA
- a CDS encoding uncharacterized protein (EggNog:ENOG503PBRK; COG:G), translated as MNVDIEKVASAPSPPPPAAPSSSHPNTKETKLTTAQDADLSDSSDLDSPTTTPDEEEEEEEEFTPPDGGLTAWFQVLAACLINMLAWGYPTAFGVYQLHYRDTLRLPEAQVSWIGSLQVFLAFALCIFSGRLADAGYIKSTIIAGTFLVVFGTFMTSLCKEYWQIFLAQGLCTGLGLGIIFMPPLSVVNSYFKRKKALALAISATGTGLGSVVFPAVIQYLIPKVGFAWAVRCAGFVALGISVVSVVLLRPVLKPRRSGPVFEWDAFREGPYLLFTLGAFLFFWALFFGSFFINAFARNIVGFSTTDSVQLLLITNGMSVVARPITGYLADNYIGPINMHAFQMFLLGCMFFFWLAVDSATGLYVFAIFLGFAMGAAQGVFGGALASLLKDPRKMGTRFGMVCTLCAFSSLAGPPTAGAIIDRSNGTYTWACVWAGTVVVLASFIIMSARIAVTGFKLAVKI; from the exons ATGAACGTTGACATCGAAAAGGTCGCCTCGgccccatcaccgccaccaccagcagcaccatcatcatcacatcccAACACCAAAGAAACGAAACTCACAACAGCCCAAGATGCAGACCTATCAGACAGCTCCGACCTCGactccccaacaacaacgccagacgaagaagaagaagaagaagaagaattcACCCCCCCCGACGGCGGTCTAACCGCCTGGTTCCAAGTCCTCGCCGCCTGCCTAATCAACATGCTCGCCTGGGGCTACCCAACCGCCTTTGGCGTCTACCAGCTCCACTACCGCGacaccctccgcctccccgaAGCCCAAGTCTCCTGGATCGGCTCCCTCCaagtcttcctcgccttTGCCCTCTGCATCTTCTCCGGCCGCCTCGCCGACGCGGGGTACATCAAGTCGACCATCATCGCCGGGACGttcctcgtcgtctttgGGACCTTTATGACGAGTTTATGTAAAGAGTACTGGCAGATTTTCCTGGCTCAGGGGTTGTGcacggggttggggttggggattaTTTTCATGCCGCCGCTGTCGGTGGTGAACAGTTACTTCAAGAGGAAAAAGGCATTGGCGCTGGCGATTTCGGCTACCGGGACGGGGTTAGGGAGTGTGGTTTTTCCGGCGGTGATTCAGTATTTGATTCCAAAGGTTGGGTTTGCCTGGGCGGTGAGGTGCGCGGGGTTTGTGGCGTTGGGGATTTCGGTTGTGAgtgtggtgttgctgaggcCGGTGTtgaagccgaggaggagcgggcCGGTGTTTGAGTGGGATGCATTCAGGGAGGGGCCGTATTTGTTGTTTACGCTGGGGgcgtttttgtttttttgggcGTTGTTTTTCGGGAGCTTCTTT ATTAATGCGTTTGCGAGGAACATTGTTGGGTTCTCGACGACGGACTCGGTGCAGTTGTTGCTCATCACGAACGGGATGAGTGTTGTCGCGAGGCCTATCACAGGGTATTTGGCTGATAACTATATTGGTCCGATCAACATGCATGCCTTCCAGATGTTTCTGCTGGGGTGTatgtttttcttttggctggCGGTGGACTCTGCTACGGGGCTTTATGTGTTTGCCATCTTTCTTGGTTTCGCGATGGGAGCGGCCCAGGGTGTGTTTGGTGGTGCGCTTGCCAGTCTCTTGAAGGATCCAAGAAAGATGGGAACGCGGTTCGGCATGGTCTGCACTCTTTGCGCGTTTTCTTCGCTGGCTGGGCCACCAACTGCTGGTGCTATCATCGACAGGTCAAATGGGACATATACATGGGCTTGTGTTTGGGctgggacggtggtggtgttggcttcGTTCATAATCATGTCCGCGAGGATAGCTGTGACGGGGTTTAAGCTGGCTGTTAAGATTTGA